Below is a genomic region from Novosphingobium sp. EMRT-2.
GTCTGCAACGTCTGCGGCGTCCGCTTGGGTAAGTTTGATCGGGGCTCCCGTCATCATCATCGCGTTTTGGCAGCAAGCACGCGCTGACCGTAATCCCGGAGTTCCCCGTTGGGACCGACATAGCGGTAGAGAGTGACGCGCTCGATCCCGAGTTCCTTGCAGAGGTCGGAAACGGACGTGTCGCGTTGGGCCATAGCAGCCTGAGCGAGCCGCACCTGGGCCTTGGAGAGGGCGAACTTGCGGCCACCCTTGCGTCCCCGCGCGCGGGCAGCGGCCAGGCCAGCCATGGTGCGCTCGCGGATCATATCCCGCTCAAACTCCGCCAGTGTGGCAAAAATGCCGAACACCATCCGGCCCGATGGCGTCGTGGTGTCGATCTGCGCGCCCTTGCCGGTGAGCACCCGCAGACCGATACCGCGATCCGACAGATTCTGCACCGTGCTGACCAGGTGGGTGAGCGTTCGGCCGAGCCGGTCGAGCTTCCAAACGATGAGGACATCGCCGTCGCGCAACGATTTCAGGCAGGCGGCAAGACCGGGGCGATCATCACGGCTACCGGATGCACGATCATCATAGATATTGCCTGGCTCGACACCGGCAGCGCGAAGGGCATCGTGCTGCAGGTCGAGCGACTGCGAGCCGTCGGCTTTGGACACGCGGGCGTAGCCGATCAGCATGGATCACAAACGAAGGTTTGAGGCGGTGACGAACATGAGCACATAAGATTGGGCTATTGTGTATCTTAACCAGCATCTCAATCAAGCTATCTCAAACCGTAGCTCGGAAAGAATAAGGAGCATGTATGCCGCGTCGCGTGACCCTGACCGATCGACAGCGCGAGGCGCTGCTTCACTTGCCGGTCGATCAAGGTGAGCTGCTGCGGCACTATACCCTCAGCGATGAGGATCTCGGGCATATCCGCCAGCGCCGGCGCGCCCACAATCGTTTTGGCTTCGCGCTGCAACTGTGCGTCC
It encodes:
- a CDS encoding recombinase family protein, whose translation is MLIGYARVSKADGSQSLDLQHDALRAAGVEPGNIYDDRASGSRDDRPGLAACLKSLRDGDVLIVWKLDRLGRTLTHLVSTVQNLSDRGIGLRVLTGKGAQIDTTTPSGRMVFGIFATLAEFERDMIRERTMAGLAAARARGRKGGRKFALSKAQVRLAQAAMAQRDTSVSDLCKELGIERVTLYRYVGPNGELRDYGQRVLAAKTR